The following coding sequences lie in one Arachis stenosperma cultivar V10309 chromosome 5, arast.V10309.gnm1.PFL2, whole genome shotgun sequence genomic window:
- the LOC130980846 gene encoding uncharacterized protein LOC130980846, with translation MRPQRRSAREGTPSDNREREQETFMTTMNAVAEAVREAAVAAARAVDRLGVRNRNENEHGEDSRNDENNLGHPERPMTLATFLKVNPPKFKGTLVATDADNWFRGIERSLRAQHVPEGQHVEFATYMLEGEAEHWWQGIQRLLQQNENDIPWDTFRDEFYKKYFPRAARDAKEMELMQLKQGDMTIAEYARKFDDLCRFSKICQGNPADFEEWKCLKFEGGLREELMNSVVPLEIRNFAELVNKSKLVEECSKKLAIARASRREDLQRDFVQNLAPQGRNFKAIGQFQHWNGNHRAVSLLTCNNGSDNNRDIRQGHESQPHQAQNGVICPTCGKNNGSRLCRVRTGLCYYCNKERHRVRDCRKRMVDESAGNTIKFGSIARGKFYAKNLLKSDIIATFYLRLKF, from the coding sequence ATGAGACCACAGAGACGGAGTGCGCGAGAAGGAACCCCTAGTGATAACCGAGAGAGAGAACAGGAAACGTTTATGACTACCATGAACGCTGTAGCTGAGGCAGTGCGTGAGGCTGCAGTTGCAGCGGCTAGGGCTGTTGACCGTCTTGGAGTGAGAAACAGGAATGAGAATGAGCATGGGGAAGATAGTAGGAATGATGAGAACAACTTAGGGCATCCTGAAAGACCTATGACCCTTGCGACCTTTCTAAAGGTTAACCCGCCTAAGTTTAAAGGTACACTCGTTGCGACCGATGCTGACAACTGGTTTCGAGGTATCGAACGATCACTGCGAGCGCAACATGTTCCGGAAGGCCAACACGTGGAGTTCGCTACTTATATGCTGGAAGGAGAAGCGGAGCATTGGTGGCAGGGGATACAGCGACTACTGCAACAGAATGAAAATGACATTCCTTGGGATACCTTTAGGGATGAATTTTATAAGAAGTATTTCCCGAGAGCAGCACGTGATGCCAAGGAGATGGAGCTTATGCAGCTGAAACAAGGGGATATGACTATTGCTGAGTATGCCCGTAAATTCGATGACTTGTGTCGTTTCTCCAAGATTTGTCAAGGGAACCCAGCAGActttgaggaatggaagtgtttAAAGTTTGAAGGAGGACTCCGAGAAGAACTAATGAATTCTGTTGTTCCGCTAGAAATACGAAATTTTGCTGAACTAGTGAATAAAAGTAAACTAGTGGAAGAATGTTCAAAGAAGTTGGCGATAGCTCGAGCAAGTCGTAGGGAGGATTTACAAAGAGACTTTGTTCAGAATTTAGCCCCTCAAGGTCGCAACTTTAAAGCCATTGGTCAATTCCAGCATTGGAATGGAAACCACCGAGCTGTCAGCCTTCTAACTTGCAATAATGGTAGTGACAATAACCGTGACATTCGACAAGGACATGAGAGTCAACCTCACCAAGCTCAGAATGGTGTAATATGCCCAACTTGTGGAAAGAACAATGGTAGTAGGCTTTGCCGGGTTAGAACAGGTTTATGTTACTATTGTAATAAGGAAAGACATCGGGTAAGAGACTGTCGGAAAAGAATGGTAGATGAGTCTGCTGGCAACACTATAAAGTTTGGATCTATCGCTCGAGGTAAGTTCTATGCTAAGAATTTGCTTAAGTCAGATATCATTGCAACTTTTTACCTACGCCtcaaattttga
- the LOC130980847 gene encoding uncharacterized protein LOC130980847: MVMSNQPPTSNNNTNQPSSSSNLPSQPQPNPKGGLNAITLRSGTTLEEILPRVLEDIHEEEVVVEAPHEEGEVDKRHEEEGVNLKEPKRKAIVDESIPIPFPSMVKKAKKTPEFDLNMLQVFKKVEVTIPLLDAIQQIPKYAKFLKDLCTHKDRIGELETLSLDSSISSLMEPIPKKCGNLVPCLVSCCIGGRTFHDCMCDLGACVSIMPLSTFVRLNLAPLKKSAARFALADKSVIIVIGIAEDVLMAIKDLVFPVYFYILEMPPTENRSSSSVLLGRPFLKTSKFKLDAFTGIYSFEVGDKTIKFNLEEAMKHPLEEHSVLRCDVIDEVVVEVQEEDHNKLCYHIVVETDDQEGEHEKVVENELRELDEKEPQLEAKSELKLLSSHLKYTFLEDN; this comes from the coding sequence ATGGTCATGTCAAACCAACCCCCTACCTCCAACAACAACACCAACCAACCCTCAAGTTCTTCTAACCTTCCATCCCAACCCCAACCAAACCCAAAGGGCGGTCTCAACGCCATCACTCTACGATCGGGAACTACATTGGAGGAGATACTTCCAAGGGTCTTGGAGGACATTCatgaggaagaagtggttgttGAAGCTCCACATGAAGAGGGGGAGGTAGACAAAAGGCATGAGGAAGAAGGAGTAAACCTCAAGGAACCCAAGAGGAAAGCTATAGTGGATGAGTCAATCCCTATTCCATTCCCTTCCATGGTgaaaaaagcaaagaagacaccgGAATTCGATTTGAACATGCTTCAAGTGTTCAAGAAGGTTGAGGTAACCATACCACTTCTTGATGCTATTCAACAAATTCCAAAGTAtgcaaaatttttgaaagactTGTGTACACACAAGGATAGGATAGGAGAATTGGAGACATTATCCTTGGATAGTTCAATTTCTTCCTTGATGGAACCTATTCCAAAGAAATGTGGTAACCTTGTGCCTTGTTTGGTGTCTTGTTGTATTGGTGGACGCACTTTTCATGATTGtatgtgtgaccttggagcttGTGTAAGCATCATGCCACTTTCTACCTTTGTGCGGTTGAATTTAGCTCCATTAAAGAAGTCGGCGGCGAGGTTTGCCTTAGCCGATAAAAGTGTGATCATAGTAATAGGAATAGCCGAAGATGTACTTATGGCGATCAAGGATTTGGTCTTTCCGGTTTACTTTTACATCCTTGAAATGCCTCCAACAGAAAATAGAAGCTCATCCTCCGTTctacttggtagacccttccttAAGACCTCTAAATTCAAGTTAGATGCCTTCACCGGCATATATTCCTTTGAGGTTGGAGATAAGACTATCAAGTTCAATTTAGAAGAAGCCATGAAGCATCCTCTTGAAGAGCATTCTGTTCTCCGATGTGATGTAATTGATGAAGTGGTAGTGGAAGTGCAAGAAGAAGACCATAACAAGTTGTGCTACCATATTGTTGTAGAGACGGATGACCAAGAAGGTGAACATGAGAAAGTTGTTGAGAATGAACTCCGTGAGCTTGACGAAAAGGAACCTCAGCTTGAGGCAAAGAGTGAATTGAAGCTTCTTTCATCTCATTTGAAGTATACTTTTTTAGAGGACAACTAA